From Pyxicephalus adspersus chromosome 7, UCB_Pads_2.0, whole genome shotgun sequence, a single genomic window includes:
- the LOC140335877 gene encoding ubiquitin carboxyl-terminal hydrolase 22-A: MSPSGCSHVNSFKVDNWKQNLRAIYQCFVWSGTPETRKRKAKSCICHMCGAHLNRLHSCLYCVFFGCFTKKHIHEHAKLKRHNLAIDLLYGGIYCFMCQDYIYDKDMEQVAKEEQRKAWKLQAFAPSLASPYQYTMTGVGEKYSTWEPTKRELELLRHNPKRRKITTNCTIGLRGLINLGNTCFMNCIVQALTHTPLLRDFFLSDRHKCEMQSPNSCLVCEMSTLFQEFYSGHRSPHIPYRLLHLVWTHARHLAGYEQQDAHEFLIAALDVLHRHCKGDDNGKKANNPNHCNCIIDQIFTGGLQSDVTCQVCHGVSTTIDPFWDISLDLPGSSSPFWPLSPGGDSGVVNGESHVSGTTTLTDCLRRFTRPEHLGSSAKIKCSGCHSYQESTKQLTMKKLPIVACFHLKRFEHSAKLRRKITTYVSFPLELDMTPFMASSKESRMNGQYQQPQDSLNNDNK, translated from the exons ATGAGTCCGTCCGGCTGCTCCCATGTGAACAGCTTTAAAGTGGACAATTGGAAGCAAAATCTGCGCGCTATATACCAGTGCTTTGTGTGGAGTGGGACACCTGAAACCCGTAAAAGAAAG gcCAAGTCGTGCATCTGTCATATGTGTGGTGCTCACTTGAACAGACTTCACTCTTGcctgtattgtgtgttttttggttgttttacAAAGAAACACATTCACGAACACGCAAAGCTTAAAAGACATAATCTTG CCATAGATTTGTTGTATGGGGGTATATACTGCTTTATGTGTCAAGATTACATATATGACAAAGACATGGAGCAAGTTGccaaagaagaacaaagaaaagcaTGGAAATTGcaag cttttGCTCCATCGTTGGCTTCTCCTTACCAGTATACAATGACAG GTGTTGGAGAAAAGTATTCAACATGGGAGCCAACAAAGAGGGAGCTAGAGCTGCTAAGGCATAACCCCAAAAGAAGGAAGATAACCACAAACTGCACGATAG GTTTGCGAGGCCTAATCAATCTCGGGAATACATGTTTTATGAACTGTATTGTCCAGGCACTTACCCACACTCCCCTGCTACGAGACTTCTTCCTTTCTGATCGCCACAAATGTGAAATGCAAAGCCCAAACTCTTGCTTGGTTTGTGAAATGTCAACTCTTTTTCAGGAG ttcTACTCGGGGCATCGATCTCCACACATTCCATATAGGCTACTGCACCTTGTATGGACACATGCACGGCATTTAGCAGGGTACGAGCAACAGGATGCGCACGAGTTCCTAATTGCTGCATTAGATGTACTGCACAGGCATTGCAAAG GTGATGACAATGGAAAAAAGGCCAACAATCCGAACCACTGTAATTGTATCATAGACCAAATTTTCACAGGAGGCCTCCAATCTGATGTAACTTGTCAAGTGTGCCA TGGGGTTTCAACAACAATAGACCCGTTTTGGGACATCAGCTTGGATCTACCAGGTTCTTCAAGCCCATTTTGGCCACTGAGCCCTGGCGGTGACAGTGGTGTGGTGAATGGGGAAAGTCATGTGTCAGGAACGACAACCTTAACAGACTGTCTGCGAAG GTTTACGCGACCAGAGCATCTAGGAAGTAGTGCCAAAATCAAATGCAGTGGTTGCCATAGTTATCAAGAATCTACTAAACAGCTTACTATGAAGAAACTGCCTATTGTGGCCTGTTTTCATCTCAAA CGGTTTGAACATTCAGCTAAGTTAAGGAGGAAGATCACAACTTATGTGTCATTCCCTCTGGAGTTAGACATGACACCATTTATGGCCTCAAG CAAAGAGAGCAGAATGAATGGTCAGTATCAGCAGCCACAAGACAGCCTAAACAATGACAATAAGTAA